A section of the Lynx canadensis isolate LIC74 chromosome A1, mLynCan4.pri.v2, whole genome shotgun sequence genome encodes:
- the ZNF608 gene encoding zinc finger protein 608 isoform X5, translating into MQLEGKGQLDPIQTVDPLFTVPAPPPPISSSLTPQILPSYFSPSSSNIAAPVEQLLVRTRSVGVNTCEVGVVTEPECLGPCEPGTSVNLEGIVWHETEEGVLVVNVTWRNKTYVGTLLDCTKHDWAPPRFCESPTSDLEMRGGRGRGKRARSAAAAPGSEASFTESRGLQNKNRGGANGKGRRGSLNASGRRTPPNCAAEDIKASPSSTNKRKNKPPMELDLNSSSEDNKPGKRVRTNSRSTPTTPQGKPEATFLDQGCSSPVLIDCPHPNCNKKYKHINGLRYHQAHAHLDPENKLEFEPDSEDKISDCEEALSHVALECSEPSASLAAYEQVKAPVSPGPGHPPGTPKGKRELMSNGPGSVVGSKAGKSSGKKKGLHGELNNLPVISNMTATLDACSAADGSLASEMPKLEAEGLIDKKNAGEKEKGKKANNCKMDKNLSKLKTARPIAPAPAPTPPQLIAIPTAAFTSTTTGTIPGLPSLTTTVVQATPKSPPLKPIQPKPTIMGEPITVNPALVSLKDKKKKEKRKLKDKEGKESGSPKMDAKLGKLEDAKGAGKDLPGHFLKDHLNKSEGLANGLSESQESRMASIKAEADKVYTFTDNAPSPSIGSASRMECNPLVNGQAPMAPLHVLTQNGAETAAKTSSPAYSDISDAADDGGSDSRSEGVRSKAGSPSDIISSKEGVVKGHPAATAQSSQLKESHSPYYHGYDPYYSPSYMHPGQVGAPAAGNGGSTQAMKIKKESEEEAERKDKAEQLDAKKADHNPAPLQPQHQSVITQRHPALAQSLYYGQYAYGLYMDQKSLMATSPAYRQQYEKYYEDQRLAEQKMAQAGRGECDRKSELPLKELGKEDSKQKSLPSATISKAPSTPEPNKTHSKLGPPVPNKTEDTGKSQLLPGHQQQLQADSFKAKQMENHQLIKEAVEMKSVMDSMKQTGVDPASRFKQDPDSRTWHHYVYQPKYLDQQKSEELEREKKLKEDSPRKTPTKDSGVSSLPVSLTSIKEEPKEAKRPDSQSTEENKLKSDDRKTPVNWKDSRGTRVAVSSPLSQHQPYIQYLHAYPYPQMYDPSHPAYRAVSPVLMHSYPGAYLSPGFHYPVYGKMSGREEAEKVNTSPSINTKTTSESKALDLLQQHANQYHSKSPAPVEKATAEREREAERERDRHSPFSQRHLHTHHHTHVGMGYPLIPGQYDPFQGLTSAALVASQQVAAQASASGMFPAQRRE; encoded by the exons GTGTTCTAGTGGTCAATGTCACGTGGAGGAACAAAACTTACGTAGGGACCCTCCTGGACTGCACCAAGCACGACTGGGCCCCTCCGAG GTTCTGCGAGTCACCGACAAGCGACCTGGAGATGAGAGGGGGCCGGGGCCGAGGGAAGAGAGCGAGGTCTGCCGCGGCGGCTCCGGGCTCAGAGGCCAGCTTCACGGAGTCCAGAGGGCTGCAGAACAAGAACAGAGGGGGGGCCAATGGGAAAGGGAGGCGGGGCAGCCTCAACGCCAGCGGGCGAAGGACACCCCCAAATTGTGCTGCTGAGGACATCAaagccagcccctcctccaccaACAAGAGGAAAAACAAGCCCCCGATGGAGCTGGACCTGAATTCCAGCTCCGAGGACAATAAGCCGGGGAAGCGCGTCCGCACCAACTCCAGAAGCACTCCGACCACTCCTCAAGGGAAACCAGAGGCGACTTTTTTGGACCAGGGCTGCTCCTCGCCAGTGTTGATCGACTGCCCCCACCCAAACTGCAACAAAAAGTACAAGCACATTAACGGCCTGAGGTACCACCAGGCCCACGCGCACCTAGACCCGGAGAACAAGCTGGAGTTCGAGCCCGACAGCGAGGACAAGATCTCGGACTGCGAGGAGGCGCTGAGTCACGTGGCGCTCGAATGCAGCGAGCCCAGCGCCAGTCTGGCGGCCTACGAGCAGGTGAAGGCGCCGGTGTCGCCCGGCCCCGGGCACCCCCCTGGCACCcccaaggggaagagagagctgATGAGCAACGGTCCGGGCTCTGTCGTCGGGTCGAAAGCGGGGAAGAGTTCTGGCAAGAAGAAGGGCCTTCACGGCGAGCTGAACAACCTCCCGGTCATCTCCAACATGACGGCCACCCTAGACGCTTGCTCCGCGGCAGATGGCAGCTTGGCTTCCGAGATGCCCAAACTGGAAGCAGAAGGGCTCATCGACAAGAAGAACgcgggagagaaagaaaagggcaaGAAAGCCAACAACTGCAAAATGGACAAGAACCTCTCCAAACTGAAAACCGCGCGGCCCatcgcccccgccccggcccccaccccgccGCAGCTCATCGCCATACCCACCGCGGCCTTCACGAGCACCACCACGGGGACCATCCCCGGACTGCCCTCCCTCACGACCACCGTGGTGCAGGCCACACCAAAGAGTCCTCCGTTGAAACCCATCCAGCCAAAGCCCACCATCATGGGGGAGCCCATCACCGTGAACCCAGCTCTCGTGTCcctcaaagacaaaaagaagaaggagaagcgGAAGCTTAAggacaaagaagggaaggagtCGGGGAGCCCGAAAATGGATGCCAAGCTGGGCAAACTTGAGGACGCCAAGGGGGCCGGCAAAGACTTACCGGGGCATTTTTTAAAGGACCATCTCAACAAGAGTGAAGGGCTGGCCAACGGACTCTCAGAGTCTCAGGAGAGCCGGATGGCCAGCATCAAAGCCGAGGCCGACAAGGTTTACACTTTCACGGACAACGCGCCCAGCCCTTCCATAGGCAGCGCCTCGAGGATGGAGTGCAACCCGCTGGTGAACGGGCAGGCGCCCATGGCCCCGCTGCACGTGCTGACGCAGAACGGGGCCGAGACCGCGGCCAAGACCAGCAGCCCCGCCTATTCGGACATCTCGGACGCCGCCGACGACGGTGGGTCCGACAGCCGGTCGGAGGGCGTGAGGTCCAAGGCCGGTTCCCCGTCGGACATCATTTCCAGTAAGGAGGGCGTCGTCAAAGGGCATCCTGCAGCTACAGCACAGTCCTCTCAGCTGAAAGAGTCCCATTCTCCCTATTACCATGGCTACGATCCTTACTATTCTCCAAGTTACATGCACCCTGGGCAGGTGGGAGCCCCTGCGGCCGGGAACGGCGGGAGCACGCAGGCGATGAAGATCAAGAAGGAGTCCGAGGAGGAGGCCGAAAGGAAAGACAAGGCAGAGCAGCTGGATGCCAAGAAAGCGGACCACAACCCGGCACCCTTACAGCCTCAGCACCAGTCGGTGATCACGCAGAGACACCCAGCGCTGGCGCAGTCGCTTTACTACGGCCAGTACGCCTACGGGCTCTATATGGACCAGAAGTCCCTGATGGCCACCAGCCCTGCCTACAGACAGCAGTATGAGAAGTACTATGAGGACCAGAGGCTGGCAGAGCAGAAAATGGCCCAAGCTGGCCGAGGAGAGTGCGACAGGAAAAGCGAGCTCCCCTTGAAGGAGCTGGGCAAGGAGGACAGTAAACAGAAAAGCCTGCCGTCTGCCACAATCTCAAAAGCTCCCTCTACCCCAGAGCCTAACAAAACCCATTCTAAACTAGGGCCGCCAGTGCCTAATAAAACTGAGGACACAGGTAAATCACAGCTTCTCCCCGGCCACCAGCAGCAGCTTCAGGCCGACAGCTTCAAAGCTAAGCAGATGGAAAACCACCAGCTTATTAAGGAGGCTGTAGAAATGAAATCTGTCATGGACTCTATGAAGCAGACAGGTGTAGACCCAGCCTCGAGATTTAAACAA GATCCAGATTCAAGGACCTGGCATCATTATGTATACCAGCCCAAATACCTGGATCAGCAAAAGTCAGAAGAGCttgagagggaaaagaaattaaaagaagataGTCCCAGGAAGACTCCCACTAAAGACAGTGGTGTGTCCAGCCTCCCCGTGTCATTAACGAGCATTAAGGAGGAGCCCAAAGAGGCCAAGCGCCCGGATTCTCAGTCCACGGAGGAGAACAAGCTCAAGAGTGATGATCGGAAGACGCCTGTGAACTGGAAGGACTCTCGGGGAACGAGAGTGGCAGTTTCCTCGCCTCTGAGTCAGCATCAGCCCTACATACAGTACTTGCATGCTTATCCTTACCCACAGATGTATGACCCCAGCCACCCTGCATACCGGGCTGTTTCTCCTGTCCTAATGCACAGTTACCCTG GGGCCTATCTCTCTCCAGGCTTTCATTATCCTGTTTATGGGAAGATgtcagggagagaagaggcagagaaagtcaATACCAGCCCTAGCATCAACACGAAAACAACATCGGAATCAAAAGCGCTGGACTTGCTCCAGCAGCACGCCAACCAGTACCATAGCAAGTCTCCTGCC CCCGTGGAAAAGGCGACAGCAGAGCGGGAGCGGGAGGCAGAACGGGAGAGGGACCGCCACTCGCCGTTCAGCCAGCGGCACCTGCACACGCACCACCACACCCACGTGGGCATGGGTTACCCACTCATCCCTGGTCAATATGACCCTTTCCAAG gCTTGACCTCCGCCGCCCTCGTTGCCTCTCAGCAGGTGGCTGCCCAGGCATCTGCATCAGGAATGTTTCCTGCACAAAGAAG aGAATAA